A region from the Acyrthosiphon pisum isolate AL4f chromosome A1, pea_aphid_22Mar2018_4r6ur, whole genome shotgun sequence genome encodes:
- the LOC100576010 gene encoding sodium-dependent dopamine transporter-like codes for MATDDEDGGAGANTPPADPLERRRRPGREQWSNKTDFLMSVIGFAVDLANVWRFPYLCYKNGGGAFLIPYCTMLLVGGIPLFYMELALGQFYQTGAITCWGRLVPLFKGIGYSVVLIAFYVDFYYNVIIAWALRFFLASFTNILPWTTCDNDWNTDFCQPVNCFYFSKSIYVYLFKNSFCSF; via the exons ATGGCCACGGACGACGAGGACGGCGGTGCCGGAGCCAACACGCCGCCGGCTGACCCGCTGGAGCGGCGTAGGCGACCGGGCAGGGAACAGTGGTCAAACAAAACGGATTTCCTGATGTCAGTCATAGGATTCGCCGTGGACTTGGCCAACGTATGGCGATTTCCATACCTGTGCTATAAGAACGGCGGAG gggcTTTTTTAATACCTTATTGTACCATGTTGTTGGTTGGTGGAATTCCTTTGTTCTATATGGAATTGGCCCTCGGGCAATTTTATCAAACTGGCGCAATAACATGCTGGGGTAGGCTGGTTCCACTGTTCAAAG gTATTGGTTACTCGGTCGTCTTGATTGCGTTTTATGTAGACTTCTATTACAACGTAATCATAGCATGGGCATTACGATTTTTTCTGGCTTCGTTTACGAACATTTTACCTTGGACCACCTGTGACAACGACTGGAATACAGATTTCTGTCAACcggtaaattgtttttatttctctAAATCTATTTacgtatacttatttaaaaactcTTTCTGTTCTTTCTAA